Genomic DNA from Hordeum vulgare subsp. vulgare chromosome 2H, MorexV3_pseudomolecules_assembly, whole genome shotgun sequence:
GTTCCTTTTCAGTATATGGGAGAGATTACTAGCttacatatatagtttagttattAAGTTTCTAAATAAGTTCAGCCTCAGAGTACAGATTTTGTATTTGTTGCTTATTTAATCAATTGAGATATATTCTCTCCGTTCCGTACAGTATGTTGCATTTAACTTGGAAATTGTGTGCTTATTTCAATACTGGAATGTGACTTTTGCTTGCCGATAGTTTCAGTTGTGGCGTAGTTGCCTACTACTCAAAATGATTTTATATTGTATCATAAATTTCAGGAACTGTATTACAACAGATCATTGGCATTGCAGCTTCAGTGGACATGTATGCTGAATATCCCCTCACTGGACAAGATTGGATTTTAGTGTATACAAGCCCTCCTCTCAGCTGCTCAGGTAGTTCTTCTTTCTCATTATCAATATATAAGTTGGTCACAAAAATTCCACTTTTTCTTTTTGTGGTCAGTACCAGAACCATGTTAGCTTCTGATTGGACCCTTGCTGATCCATTTCAACCACAGTATCAAAACCCAAGTTGGTACAACACCACTTTGTAGTTTTGTACCAGAACCTAGAACCCAGGTCCGGATTCACCCAGAAGTACAACCGAAGACGCGGTCGGCTGCCTGCTGGTCTGGAAACTACACAATATCTTTGGAACCCACTATCCTCTAATGCATGAATCTTTGTGCTCAGTCGGGCTACAACTAATATTTGATCATTTCATCTTATTCTATAATGCAAACAACCTGTTTTTTCATCGCGAGAAAGAACATTAAGAAAATTTTGCTCATTCTATTGTAGCAATAGAGACTGCATGAATAACAGTACCGTGTTTGGCTATTTGTTCTTGTGGCTTCCTGGCCATGGGCGCTTTACTGCTTTGTTCCAAAAAAAAACCTGCTATTTTTGTTCTGCTGGTACAGCTACTCTTTG
This window encodes:
- the LOC123425730 gene encoding uncharacterized protein LOC123425730, encoding MTATSYMPKLFSIPMAHSTKEGDEGERESKEEREVQRRMHVPRTVLQQIIGIAASVDMYAEYPLTGQDWILVYTSPPLSCSVSKPKLVQHHFVVLYQNLEPRSGFTQKYNRRRGRLPAGLETTQYLWNPLSSNA